The nucleotide sequence GCTTAATGTCAAAGAACTACATAATCTTGAAAAACAGCTTGAAGGCGCTCTTACGCAAGCTAGACAAAGAAAGGTAATTCGATCGTAATACGTTTTTATTTGGTTCTGTTTGTAAGTTATTTCAATCTTTAGAATCAAGTAATGACTAATCGTAAACTAAATGAACCTGCATAATTTTGTACGTTAACACAGACGCAAATCATGGTTGAACAGATGGAAGAACTTCGTCGCAAGGTAAAATCAATAAAAAGTAATATAACGGATATTTAAGCGTGTGGTTTTCGATCTTTAGATATATGAATTGTATGTTATATCACTAGATCAATTTATGTGTCAGCAGATTAATAAAGGTTATATATGCtgtaaaagataattaatataacaaataaTGCTAAATAAATGATAGGAGCTGGAACTTGGAGACATGAACAAGCATTTGAAGATCAAGGTCTCACACGAGTTATCTCCGGTATGTATCTTGTAAGGACTAATCAAGTGATCAGTCTAGTAGGAGACCAGTCGAATGCTGACCAATATTGACTTTGACCGTATTAGACTTACATTGACCAATTTTGACTAAATAAATCCGACTTTAAACTAATAAAACCGATTTTAACTAACTAAATTGAACTTTAGACAACATTGACCTAATGAACCCGACTAGTCTGTCTAATCGGGGACTGTTCAGCCTGATCTGGGACTAGTCGGCCCaagataaaaatttttttttttttttttttttttttagaacggcaGATTTTATTAGGCTTCTAGTAAGCAACTAGAAGCAAACAACAAACAACAATTACAATGGCATTATATGCCAATTGTTCCAAGATACATGTTCTTTACTTCTACATTTTTAGCCAATCAAAAGAAAAACTCCGTATAGAATCAAATAGCTCGTTTTTTCTTCCATGATCATCTGAAAAAATTACGCCATTCCGATATCTCCAAAGAACCCACAAGAAAGTAGCAATAATCACAATGTATGGCTCTCTACGTACATCAATTATTAATACAATGTATGCAGGGGCGGATCCAGCATGGTGCAACCGGGGTCATCCGCCCCCGACGACCGAAAATACTTTAATAATTTTTTATGTAATTTGGATAAAACTGTGCGGAAAAATctggttatataatatatatatatatatatatatatatataagaagtataGAGCAAAATATCCCTTGGATCAGCTGGTTATCATTAAGCGCTAATAACGAAATGATCAGAGGTTCAAGTCCTGCAAGTGTTgttattagttatttttaataGCTTTTATGTGTTATCTTTTTGAGAAACTTACGTCCTCTTAGTCCTTACAAGAACACTTTAGTGCTAGAAATACAAAGGTGTTATAATAATATTCTTTTATAACGTTGTATTTTATGCTTTTTAAAATTCAATTAAATTTAGTAAAATTTTCGCCCCCGTCGAAAACaaatcctggatccgccactgaATGTATGTATAAAATGTATTAGTTTGAGACAGATGGACAAGGTTATAGGGCACAGCTTCAATGTCCATGGAACTCTGGCTTATCGCctactaataacaacaataacaacaccgCTTTCCAAATGCAAATAGGGTACTCTACACACCTATCCTTTATCTTGTACTGTACTTACAAATTACAACTTGTAATGCACAATACTTGTAATTTTATTCTTTCTGCTATTAATGGTTACAACCTGTTCAGGTACAACCAGTTTATGCATGGCGGAGAGGGACCATCAATTCAGAGGAACGTGGTTGGTGAAACTAGTATCCATGGTTGGGTCCTTTGACCATACTTATTTTTCATCATCAACATATATAAATAATCGTATAgattatttataataattaaattatgttAAGGACTTCATTTTGCAGGATGATGTTTTTGTGATGATTTGCAATAAAATTAACTACGATTGCATGAGTGTTTATATTTATGTAAACATATACATATGTTTAAAACATTCATGTGTGTCTATATGTCAATATTTATATTGTTTATGTCAGTTATGTCTATACCTGATAACGGGTCGAGATAGGTCGGGTTGGGTTAATGATTAAATGGATATAAGCCGGAACGGGTCATGGGTCGCAATGGGCCAGAACTAAAAATAGGTCGAACGCATTGGGTCGAGACTCAGGTCGGTTGAGCCAAGACCCGTGTCGGTTGGATCGGGCTAGTAAAATGTTCTTGTTTATATTTTTGATGTACCTCTTTCGAACACGCGTCCCGAACACAAGTCCCGAACACGCGGGAAGAAAACGCACGTCGAAAACGCGCATCAGGAAAGAAGTGTGGAAAAACATGCTTGGGGAAAATCGTTTCGGGAAACACGCGTCGGAAACGCGCGTCGGAAACGCGAGATGGAAACGCGCAACGAAAAACGCCCGTAAAAAACGCCTCCTAAAAACGCGCGGATATATGCGCGTCGAAAATGCATGAATAAACGAGAGTCGATATCGCGTGTCGAAAAAGCACCTCGAAAAAGCGCCTTGAAAAATGTGCCTCGAAAAATGCGTGTCGAAAACGAACCcgaaatgtaacatcccacctttttccgttttcttttccgttatactaatttaaactccgttatatgtttataacatctcccgttaatacgcgttttaaaatattccgtttaggtattttccgcacccgactacaaactcgagggactaaaattgacacggggcaaactagttgactaggtcacctagtctaccccaatcaccaccattcaaccatctctcactctctctctctttctctctagcaagaacacacccaatttccaaattcattcaatcatcatctaaattcgatctaggaggcttacaacaaaataaactacatatttggaatcctctcttcatcctcttcaatttgataccaacttcatctcatttgggtaactttctaaaatcactaattttatgtgttcttgagatttttgagttataaagttgttaattagtgtctatggctcattgtgatgtcgtgtatgtaatttgtatgctcgatttgttgtttttggtgtaactagcttgaatatgaaaattgcttgcttaatctttgattttggatgattaaaagttgtttaattgttaaagttcatgtattaaatgtgttactagcatcattagcttcaaattgatgtgtaggttgattaagaaaacttcaaaaacatgattattgattttgagatgtttgactagggtttgatagttcttgacatgaatttttggatgcttgaatgtcatggaatgttaattgttagtgtttagtagtaatgtatgcttcattaccttcaaaacggcatatcatatgtgtgaattggtttcccgaaactcaaaatgcaattgatgaacttgaaacttagaaaatggacttttattgttcgcttgatgagatttcggctattgtaaatgatgttattgttggaccataagtgcttagttgtattcctcgtcaaaatacctttccaacgatatatgataggcattataagtgtttgcgggtcaagagttgggttggaaaaggttttggttcgtgcatactttgaaaaactgaccagaattctctgcccagatggtggcgcggcgcgccccatccccgcgcggcgcgcggattggcctggtcagattctgacctctttgtcccatttcacgtgaaatgtttgactagctacggacctccgattcacatgaaacttgttctaacatgctcatatatgattaaaaacctcagaaaaatagttcgggacccgacccgaacatgttgactttttcgttgactttgacccgaccaagttgacttttaatcaaacttaaccaattgtttgtgcaatcgttctaacatgcttttatacgtgtaccttgcatgaaacatgacaatttgattcacatgctattatgatcgagtcttaacgagccataggactaattgaacatctttgaactatcgtgtttaccgttattgatacaacctattgtttaggtcaagactagcattgttctttgcacacgtttacttgttgaagtactttaccactcgtgcactcaaggtgagatcatagtcccacttttactctttttgaacttacatttaggatgagaaaacataaacatttctttactaagtgaacacaagtacaggaagacaaacattctacatacgagtttagaacaaaaatcctcaattcgattatcattagttacacttgccgggtgtaagcgagaacttatgttgtatggatccatatgggtttgacaaaccctcattcaaacggttcgctaccgtttacgaatgaaatatattttcgagaaacagtgtatgttctagcactaagtgatggggttcaatggaaggaaatgttaagcattgataattgggtgctcgtgaaacaaacttttggaatgtattactattaattcattgatgcaaatcttgtggttcacttgtacttacttacttaaacctatgatttcaccaacgttttcgttgacagatttctatgtttttctcaggtccttgaacgatacatgatacatgcttccgctcattattttgatacttgcattggatgtcgagtatatatgcatacacagagcgtcttttggctacttttaaattgtgtcgcataagtttcatttgtacttataactttgtaacgtaacttttggatgaacaattcttgtaaacttggaacaatctttacatttgaaatgaatgcgacatatcttttggtcaaacgttgttttaaagacttatgaccacgtaacgggacctaagtagacggcgccgtcaaacatgatttggtcgggtcgctacacgaaACGTGGCCCGAAAACGCGCCTCGTAAAACGCTCACAAAAACGCGCCACGAAAACGGGAGACGGAAAACGCGTGCATGAAAACGCCCTGCGAAAACGCTCCCTAAAAACGCGCTGCGAAAATGTGCAGCGAAAACGCACCTTGAAAAAGCGCATCGAAAAAGCGTCTGGAAAACGTGTTTCGAAAACGCGCCTCAAAAAATGCGTCTCGATTTAATGTTAATGGGACCCAACTAGGTCTAGCCTATTATAACACCCcaactttttcgatcatttttataATTAACGAACATTACTAAGATAACGAACTTGAAACTTAGGTTGTCCAAAGCAAGCGAACTCGGTTAGAAAACCAAAACTCATGAAAGTAACAAAATGGGTAACGAGGTTACCAGAACAAACTATCATGGGttatcattgaaatgtcccgttcatattgattataaacgtttcatattgattggttttgttgcgaggttttgacctctatatgacacgtttttcaaagactgcattcgttttttttattaaacaaacaataacctttattctatcgataaaggtttaatagacataacgtagattatcaagaaatgataatctaaaatacaacagttacacacgaccatttcataatggtttacaataatattttacaacaatttatttttccgaatgtagtttttaaacaatatcatacaagcatgctgactccaaatcttgtctttaatttagcatgcaacagtggaagctcttaataatcacctgagaataaacatgctttaaatgtcaacaaaaatgttggtgagttataggtttaacctatatcttagattgtaataatagaccacaagatttcattcttcataaatagccataaaaaatcattcatatgatgaacacctggtaaccgatattaacataatgcatatagaatacccccaaagatacaggattaacacatctgtacaaaaatcaaagtactaaagcatccaaactctcaggatgggggtcgttagtgcccatagatctatctttaggattcgcgtcaatttggggccagttcccaaattcttaggttaccaagctaaaaagggtgatattcggtattcgtaatccatcatagaatttagtttcaagtacttgtgtctattttgtaaaacatttataaaactgcatgtattctctgtagagacccgtcctaatccatccggacgaagtccatatcgattacaaacgattcacaacagttgattacatcgcgaggtaattgacctctatatgataaattttacaaaaattgcattcgtttttaaaagacaaactttcgttacatcgacagttgacaggcatgtaaagcatttcataatatatccaaatataattgacttaataataatcttgatgaactcaacgactcaaatgcaacatcttttgaaatatgtcatgaatgactccaagtaatatctctaatatgagcaaatgcacagcggaagatttctttcgtacctgagaataaacatgctttaaagtgtcaaccaaaaggttggtgagttcattagtttaacttaaataatcatttcataattttaatagaccacaagatttcatatttccatttcccataaacatacgtcccatgcatagagacaaaaataatcattcatatggattgaacacctggtaaccgacattcacaatatgcatataagaatatccccatcattccgggatcctccttcggacatgatataaatttcgaagtactaaagcatccggtactttggatggggcttgtttggcccgatagatctatctttagagttcgcgtcaattagggtgtctgttccctaattcttagattaccagacttaataaaaagggcatattcgattagataatctaaccatagaatgtagtttcgattacttgtgtctatttcgtaaagcatttataaaagcatcgcatgtattctcagtcccaaaaacatatattgcaaaagcatttaaaaagggaataatgaaattcacgcatataaatattgtaaaacagttaataaagcatttgcatgtattctcagtcccaaaaacatatattgcaaaagcatttaaaaagggaataatgaagctcacctaatgtattttgtagtaaaaatacatataacggcattgaacaaaagtaaggttggcctcggattcacgaacctataatatttatatatatattaacacatataatggtaatcgaacaaattatgtatTATAAGTGTCTTAATTGTTATATAGTtttaagttgtatatatatatttaatgtaattaatatttatataattttattaatgtatatgcatatatatgattagtatttataaaaatccataatttgttatattatataggtttatatgattagtatttacttgataaaataatagtaatatttataactAAAATAAAGTTTGTATCttgttatttatgataataataataataataatgttaaaaatacaagtaatgttaatactaatattaataataataatgatacttctaataataataataagtttaatgaaaagataagtttactaataataatgttttcagtaataatgacgataaaataataataataataataataataataataacaataataataaaaataataataataataataataataataataataataataataataataataataataataataataataataataataataataataataataaataaagagttACAACCTTGAAGAAAAGCTCAATAAAAAGAACGCCACCGAcgagattcgaacccatgacctctcggatAATGATAACATCCCTAACCACCCAAGTGTTtcgtgtttttctgatttaatatgaCACCTAATTTATTTAACCAATGACCACCGATTTCCTCCTCTATCTTCTTTCATCGACAACAGCAGCAACCCTATAATGATCTCGGCCCAACAGCGAATTACACAACCTAATTGTATAGAAGCCCAACTATCATATTTAGGATGACCCGTTAAAATTATACAGGTTAACATAATTATATAAAAAACACCGTACAGGAATTGTTGTATACCATTACAGATGGGTTTAATAGGGTTGGGAAATCGATCGGTTACAGTTACGATGAGGAAATAGCAGCAGCCAACAGAGGTTATCGTTCGAACAAGAGAAAAAAAATGGTGTTCAGGCTGATCGAATAAAAACAGAAGGCTGAAACAGGTATCTCATTCGTCTTCTCTATATGAGTTCAAAAATCATCACGAGTTCTAGTGGTTATAAGGTATAATTCCTTCATGAAATATTCTTAGAATTACCTAGTGAATGCTcgaaaatcataatcataactaaAAACAAATCACAGTTGCTGAATTCGATGTTTGAAG is from Rutidosis leptorrhynchoides isolate AG116_Rl617_1_P2 chromosome 10, CSIRO_AGI_Rlap_v1, whole genome shotgun sequence and encodes:
- the LOC139872012 gene encoding protein AGAMOUS-LIKE 6-like isoform X1, yielding MGRGRVELKRIENKINRQVTFSKRRNGLLKKAYELSVLCDAEVGLIIFSSRDKLYEFGSVGVMKTLERYQRCCSNPHDNSNEHETQSWYQEVSKLKAKFESLQRTQRHLLGEDLGPLNVKELHNLEKQLEGALTQARQRKTQIMVEQMEELRRKELELGDMNKHLKIKVSHELSPFETDGQGYRAQLQCPWNSGLSPTNNNNNNTAFQMQIGYNQFMHGGEGPSIQRNVVGETSIHGWVL